A genome region from Clostridium sp. JN-9 includes the following:
- a CDS encoding amidase domain-containing protein has product MYYDSNLLRNNSYNRQSAVDYAVKYALNPNSQYRYFPLIHDSSGDCANFLSQCLRAGGAPMSFKYGNEWWYNNQGTLNNVKDDTWSISWAVAHSLYWYLKINGSKNTSGSVKGAEVNYTNQLELGDVIFYEDYKGLIFHSAMITSFAASNGTKMPLISHHSYEALNVPYIKDYPYKKVHFLKIII; this is encoded by the coding sequence ATGTATTATGATTCAAACTTACTTAGAAATAATTCATACAATAGACAAAGTGCTGTGGATTATGCTGTTAAATATGCATTAAACCCAAACAGCCAATATAGATATTTTCCATTGATTCACGATAGCAGCGGAGACTGTGCTAATTTTTTGTCTCAGTGTCTGAGGGCGGGGGGAGCTCCTATGAGCTTTAAATATGGAAATGAATGGTGGTATAATAATCAAGGGACCTTAAACAATGTAAAGGATGATACCTGGTCCATATCATGGGCCGTAGCACATTCATTGTATTGGTACTTGAAAATAAATGGAAGTAAAAATACAAGTGGATCTGTTAAAGGTGCTGAGGTTAACTATACAAATCAGCTTGAATTAGGTGATGTTATTTTTTATGAAGATTACAAAGGCTTAATTTTTCATTCTGCCATGATTACTTCATTTGCGGCTTCAAATGGTACTAAGATGCCTTTAATCAGTCATCATTCTTATGAGGCTTTAAATGTACCATATATAAAGGACTATCCTTATAAAAAAGTTCACTTTTTAAAAATAATAATCTAA
- a CDS encoding MBL fold metallo-hydrolase, which yields MEDWFTVENIDKSTFAISEYGHWEKTHSYLLLGTKYALLIDTGLGIGNIKKEVNKLTNLPVKVVTTHVHWDHIGGHKFFNNIYVHENDAQWLRNGLPIPISVIRKNIIKEPFTKKPPEEFDINKYFTFISGAINILKDRDIINIGARELDVIHTPGHSPGHICLFEEKTGYLFTGDLIYLGTLYAFYPSTNPKDYKNSIDKISKLKGVIKILPGHNDLEIPKDIIQRVKHAFQHLEDIKLLSHGSGTFNFGDFNIQL from the coding sequence ATGGAAGATTGGTTTACTGTTGAAAATATTGATAAAAGCACATTTGCTATTAGTGAATACGGACACTGGGAGAAAACACATTCATACCTTTTACTAGGTACAAAATATGCCCTGTTAATAGATACAGGATTGGGAATAGGAAATATAAAAAAGGAAGTAAATAAATTAACCAATTTGCCGGTAAAGGTTGTAACAACTCATGTTCATTGGGATCATATAGGCGGACACAAGTTTTTCAATAACATATATGTTCATGAGAATGATGCACAATGGTTAAGAAATGGACTTCCAATACCAATAAGCGTAATAAGAAAAAATATCATAAAAGAGCCATTTACTAAAAAACCTCCTGAGGAATTTGATATAAATAAATATTTCACATTCATCAGTGGTGCAATTAATATACTTAAAGATAGGGATATAATAAATATTGGAGCTAGGGAACTAGATGTTATACACACACCAGGTCATTCCCCGGGGCATATTTGTTTATTTGAAGAGAAGACCGGATATTTATTTACTGGAGATCTAATATACTTAGGGACACTTTATGCATTTTATCCAAGCACAAATCCTAAGGATTACAAAAATTCTATAGATAAAATTTCTAAGTTAAAAGGAGTAATCAAAATACTTCCAGGTCATAATGATTTAGAAATTCCAAAGGATATTATTCAAAGAGTAAAACATGCATTTCAGCATTTAGAAGATATTAAATTATTGTCTCACGGTAGCGGTACTTTTAACTTTGGAGACTTTAACATACAATTATAG
- the gpmA gene encoding 2,3-diphosphoglycerate-dependent phosphoglycerate mutase, with protein MKKVVLLRHGESLWNKENKFTGWADIELSEKGIEEAKMAGRILKEEGYTFDVGFTSMLKRSIKTLWYVLDELELLWIPVERSWRLNERHYGALQGLNKAETAAKYGQDQVQKWRRDSNVYPPALDKMDKRYPGFDARYKDLKEDEIPLTENLNDTIKRVIPYWNEIIAPTIRLNKKVIISAHGNSLRALVKYLDNLSNEEVSNLNIPTGTPLVYELDDNLKPIRHYYLGDADEIAKAQQAVANQGRLTNKISKIG; from the coding sequence ATGAAAAAAGTTGTATTGCTAAGACATGGAGAAAGTTTATGGAATAAGGAAAATAAATTTACAGGCTGGGCAGATATAGAGCTGTCTGAAAAAGGAATTGAAGAAGCAAAAATGGCTGGCAGAATATTAAAAGAAGAAGGATATACATTTGATGTAGGTTTTACATCAATGCTGAAAAGATCTATAAAAACTTTATGGTATGTGCTAGACGAATTAGAGCTTTTATGGATTCCTGTGGAAAGATCATGGCGATTGAACGAAAGACACTATGGTGCTTTACAGGGCTTAAATAAAGCTGAAACAGCGGCAAAATATGGACAAGATCAGGTGCAGAAGTGGAGAAGAGATTCTAATGTTTATCCACCAGCTTTGGATAAAATGGATAAAAGATATCCTGGATTTGATGCAAGATACAAAGACTTAAAGGAAGATGAAATCCCTCTTACGGAAAACTTAAATGATACAATTAAAAGGGTAATCCCATACTGGAATGAAATAATTGCACCAACAATAAGGCTGAACAAAAAAGTTATAATATCTGCTCACGGTAACAGCTTAAGGGCTCTTGTTAAATACCTTGATAATCTTTCCAATGAAGAGGTATCAAATTTAAATATTCCAACTGGCACACCTTTAGTTTATGAATTAGATGATAATTTAAAACCAATAAGACACTATTACCTTGGTGATGCAGATGAAATTGCAAAGGCTCAACAGGCAGTAGCAAACCAGGGACGGTTAACAAATAAAATCAGTAAAATCGGGTAA
- a CDS encoding SpaA isopeptide-forming pilin-related protein → MKKKRKSIIAMVLAMIFQLSTILIPAMKVYAADSDITDKFQFITGVSITDKDGNALGDNVDKASEIHVNYTWSIPNGQTVDSGDYYTMQLPKEIKIVAPISQSISVDDGTKIADLNIGTDGSIKITFNDNVKNYSDVNGGVYVDCHFNSSEIGNSNPVPITFNLQGSAVSKTVDVNFKQPDPTITKDAAGSGYNPADDTITWQITVNKEGVNVNNAVVTDTIENTQKFVEGSVKINGTPSEDNYDAAAKKLTFNLGNINSKQVITYKTSVHDDLAAKAQGNYNYKNTASFNYDKSGTPVNITSNTKSVPVYVKYISKDGTYNAKTKQIDWTITVNESGRTINNAVVKDTIPEGLAIDAATIKLNSNEGTEYTAGGIGYTVSGQDFTYNLGNINSLQTIKFSTSVDPAVYNSNNTKNYSNKAYLTGDGVPAGTSAGKGVGVSPSIIKKAGAGYDASKGIITWKITINNDKTNVAPNAVITDTIPEGQKYIPGTASIDDDTNGSFTTLEDGKVVYTFNNSFSKTYTITFKTQITDDTHYRANYSGNYNNLVNITAAGIKQDTTGNQTVKSNIIQKSGKGYDYSTREITWQIVINTNKMNITNAVVTDVIPDGQEYVDGSANIDGAAQGSFNSDSDINSTGKVVYTFEPGSTINKTYTITFKTKLTDLSIFNTSGDKTIKNTTSITGDEIPVNGNAGSTGTQTVKNSVISKEAGYVNGKDYIDWTVKTNANWSIPLAGAVITDTLQDGLSLNTDTVELYKAVVKADGSLTEGEKVALTPDVKYDPVSRLFTFTFPGDSGNGAFILKFTTIASKAGDYSNKVTFNAATASQSGTSEQVKVWYSSGGGWGTGKTGSITVVKVDSDNNSKKLSGAVFQLLDQYGNVKAVSQPTGADGTALFDKLLYDINYSVKEIKAPDGYNLSSQVYTFQIKSSDVQKNITYNYLDTKITGGIKITKTDALTSSVLPGAEIGVYDSSNNLVNSGRTGVGGTIEFDNLAYGNYYFAEKNAPEGYMLNDTKYPFNITDNGVILAGSVSDTKITGNILFKKIGQSGNPLKDAEFKLYKNTDTAFANAVATAISDENGNVQFNNVDYGIYNIKETKAPAGYYVSSVVLTADINTNGATEYARPTGDTGSGLYSLTDYFIIVNIQGSVNINKADENGSPLKGAEFTLFDLNGNPVKTAVTNESGLAQFNNVQSGKYTIKETEAPLGYTISDKSVPVEVTENGKSYDAGTIKDTKIKSSIQISKTDKDGNLLSGAEFTLYDSEGNAMQTVVSSLDGIALFNNVTYGNYTAKETKAPLRYTISSEIIKINVNSPEMQKFVVQDEKQKDSNHEDIDNKGNGSNNDKQNENNKASLENGSKLPKTGSIVDYETLLAVGVTFIIAGLKLIIKRKNTSKSI, encoded by the coding sequence ATGAAAAAGAAAAGAAAATCCATAATAGCAATGGTACTGGCTATGATTTTTCAGCTTTCCACAATTTTAATTCCGGCAATGAAAGTTTATGCAGCAGATAGTGACATTACAGATAAATTTCAATTTATTACAGGAGTCAGCATAACAGATAAAGACGGCAATGCTCTTGGGGATAATGTGGACAAGGCTTCTGAGATTCATGTTAACTATACCTGGAGTATACCTAATGGACAGACTGTTGATTCAGGTGATTATTATACTATGCAGCTGCCAAAGGAGATAAAAATAGTAGCACCTATAAGCCAGTCAATTAGTGTGGATGATGGTACTAAAATAGCAGACCTGAATATTGGAACAGATGGAAGTATAAAAATTACTTTTAATGACAATGTAAAAAATTATTCTGATGTAAATGGAGGGGTTTATGTTGACTGCCATTTTAACAGCAGTGAAATAGGAAACTCAAATCCTGTACCTATTACATTTAATTTACAGGGAAGTGCAGTTTCTAAAACTGTGGATGTAAACTTTAAGCAGCCTGATCCAACTATTACAAAAGATGCTGCAGGCTCAGGCTATAATCCAGCAGATGATACTATTACATGGCAGATAACTGTTAACAAAGAAGGAGTAAATGTTAATAATGCTGTTGTTACAGATACCATAGAAAACACACAAAAATTTGTAGAAGGTTCAGTTAAAATTAATGGAACACCTTCAGAGGACAACTATGATGCTGCAGCTAAAAAATTAACATTTAATCTTGGAAATATAAATTCAAAGCAGGTTATTACCTATAAGACAAGTGTACATGATGATTTAGCTGCTAAAGCTCAGGGAAACTATAATTATAAAAATACTGCATCATTTAATTATGATAAAAGTGGTACACCTGTAAATATAACTTCAAATACAAAATCTGTTCCGGTATATGTAAAATACATCAGTAAGGATGGAACCTACAATGCCAAAACAAAGCAGATTGACTGGACAATTACAGTTAATGAAAGTGGAAGAACAATTAACAATGCAGTGGTTAAAGATACTATTCCTGAGGGACTTGCTATAGATGCTGCTACTATTAAATTAAATTCAAATGAAGGTACAGAATATACAGCAGGAGGTATAGGATATACTGTTTCAGGACAGGATTTCACCTATAATTTAGGTAATATAAACAGCTTGCAGACCATAAAATTTTCAACATCAGTGGATCCAGCTGTTTACAATTCTAATAATACTAAAAATTATTCTAATAAAGCTTATTTAACAGGTGATGGTGTGCCTGCTGGTACATCCGCAGGCAAAGGTGTTGGGGTAAGCCCAAGTATAATAAAAAAGGCTGGGGCAGGCTATGATGCTTCTAAGGGAATAATAACCTGGAAGATTACTATAAATAACGATAAAACAAATGTAGCCCCAAATGCAGTGATTACAGATACTATTCCAGAGGGGCAAAAATATATACCCGGTACTGCAAGTATAGATGATGACACAAATGGCTCTTTTACTACTTTGGAAGACGGAAAGGTTGTTTACACCTTCAACAATAGTTTTAGCAAAACCTACACAATAACCTTTAAAACTCAGATAACTGATGATACTCATTACAGAGCAAATTATAGCGGTAATTACAATAATCTTGTCAATATTACTGCTGCAGGCATAAAACAAGATACAACAGGAAATCAGACAGTAAAAAGCAATATAATTCAAAAAAGCGGTAAAGGCTATGATTATTCAACCAGAGAGATTACATGGCAGATAGTAATAAATACTAATAAAATGAACATAACGAATGCAGTGGTCACCGATGTTATTCCAGATGGTCAGGAGTATGTAGATGGGTCTGCAAATATAGATGGTGCAGCACAAGGTTCATTTAATAGTGATTCTGATATAAATTCAACAGGAAAAGTTGTGTATACTTTCGAACCTGGGTCTACTATTAATAAAACATATACTATAACCTTCAAAACAAAGCTTACAGATTTAAGCATTTTTAATACCAGCGGTGATAAGACAATTAAAAATACTACATCTATTACTGGTGATGAAATACCTGTGAACGGTAATGCAGGCAGTACTGGTACTCAGACTGTTAAAAATTCAGTAATTTCAAAGGAAGCTGGATATGTTAATGGCAAAGATTATATAGATTGGACAGTTAAAACCAATGCTAACTGGAGCATTCCTCTGGCTGGGGCAGTTATAACCGATACACTTCAGGATGGACTTTCACTTAATACTGATACTGTTGAGCTTTATAAGGCAGTTGTGAAGGCTGATGGTAGTCTTACTGAAGGTGAAAAGGTGGCATTAACTCCTGATGTGAAATACGACCCCGTTTCAAGATTGTTTACATTTACTTTTCCTGGAGATTCCGGTAACGGTGCATTTATTTTGAAGTTTACAACAATTGCATCTAAAGCAGGTGACTATTCAAATAAAGTTACTTTTAATGCAGCAACTGCAAGTCAAAGCGGAACTTCTGAACAAGTTAAGGTCTGGTATTCATCAGGAGGAGGCTGGGGTACTGGTAAAACCGGCAGTATTACTGTTGTAAAAGTAGACAGTGATAATAATTCCAAGAAACTATCAGGAGCTGTGTTTCAGCTTTTGGATCAGTATGGAAATGTGAAAGCAGTTTCACAGCCCACAGGGGCAGATGGTACTGCACTATTCGATAAGCTTCTGTATGATATAAATTATAGTGTTAAAGAAATAAAAGCGCCTGATGGATACAATTTAAGCAGTCAGGTTTATACATTCCAAATTAAGAGCTCCGATGTTCAAAAGAATATTACCTATAATTATTTGGACACCAAAATAACAGGTGGAATAAAAATAACAAAAACTGATGCATTAACTTCTTCTGTACTACCAGGTGCAGAAATAGGTGTATATGACAGCAGCAATAATCTTGTAAACAGTGGAAGAACTGGTGTGGGTGGAACAATAGAGTTTGACAATCTGGCTTATGGGAATTACTACTTTGCCGAAAAAAATGCTCCTGAAGGATACATGTTAAATGATACTAAATATCCATTTAATATTACTGATAATGGAGTTATTTTGGCAGGATCTGTTTCTGACACAAAAATTACGGGCAATATATTATTTAAAAAAATAGGACAAAGCGGTAATCCTCTCAAAGATGCAGAATTTAAGCTTTATAAAAATACTGATACAGCCTTTGCCAATGCCGTGGCGACAGCAATAAGTGATGAAAATGGAAATGTGCAGTTTAATAATGTGGATTATGGCATTTATAATATAAAGGAGACAAAAGCTCCAGCTGGATATTATGTTTCCTCTGTGGTATTAACAGCAGATATTAACACAAATGGTGCCACAGAGTATGCAAGACCAACAGGAGACACAGGAAGTGGTTTATACAGCCTTACTGACTATTTTATTATTGTAAATATTCAAGGCTCGGTTAATATTAATAAAGCTGATGAAAATGGCAGCCCTCTTAAAGGTGCGGAATTTACTTTGTTTGATTTAAATGGTAATCCGGTAAAAACAGCAGTTACAAATGAAAGCGGATTAGCACAATTTAATAATGTACAAAGTGGTAAATATACTATAAAGGAAACCGAGGCTCCTTTGGGGTACACTATTTCTGATAAATCAGTTCCTGTAGAAGTAACCGAAAATGGTAAGTCTTACGATGCAGGTACAATAAAGGATACAAAAATAAAGTCTTCAATTCAGATTAGTAAAACAGATAAGGATGGAAATCTACTTTCTGGAGCTGAATTTACATTGTATGACTCAGAGGGTAATGCAATGCAGACTGTCGTATCTTCTTTGGATGGAATTGCACTATTTAATAATGTGACTTATGGAAACTACACTGCTAAAGAGACTAAAGCTCCCCTTAGGTACACTATCAGCAGTGAAATAATTAAAATTAATGTGAATTCCCCTGAAATGCAGAAATTTGTTGTACAAGACGAAAAACAAAAGGATTCAAACCATGAAGACATAGATAATAAAGGTAACGGAAGTAATAATGATAAACAAAATGAAAATAATAAAGCCTCCTTAGAAAATGGCTCAAAGTTACCTAAAACAGGAAGCATAGTGGACTATGAAACATTATTGGCAGTTGGAGTAACATTCATAATAGCAGGTCTAAAGCTTATAATTAAAAGAAAAAATACAAGCAAAAGCATTTAA
- a CDS encoding ATP-binding cassette domain-containing protein — protein MEKVLEVRNLTKLYRNGRGVKNINFHINKGEIFGFLGPNGAGKTTVMKSIMGLNMFQSGEVKILGFNIKTQLEKALEKVGAIIETADAYEYMSAYNNLKIAARFYSGIKESDIDEILDLVDLKKFKNEKVSKFSLGMRQRLALALALISDPQLVILDEPTNGLDIEGTVKMRNLITELADKKHITFFISSHLVHEIELICSRVAIIDNGKLINDGEEIKKIKEKYETLEDFYMHEINQRRADSNE, from the coding sequence ATGGAAAAGGTTTTAGAAGTAAGAAACTTAACTAAGCTTTATAGAAATGGAAGAGGAGTAAAAAATATAAATTTTCATATAAATAAAGGTGAAATCTTTGGTTTTCTCGGACCAAATGGTGCAGGCAAAACTACAGTGATGAAGTCAATTATGGGATTAAATATGTTTCAGAGCGGAGAAGTTAAAATCCTGGGCTTTAATATAAAAACTCAATTGGAAAAAGCTCTTGAAAAAGTAGGAGCAATTATTGAAACTGCTGATGCTTATGAATATATGAGTGCGTATAATAATTTAAAAATAGCTGCTAGGTTTTACAGTGGTATTAAGGAATCAGATATAGATGAAATACTGGACTTGGTGGACCTTAAGAAATTTAAAAATGAAAAAGTTTCTAAATTTTCTCTGGGAATGAGACAAAGATTGGCTCTGGCTTTAGCACTTATATCTGATCCGCAGCTGGTAATTTTAGATGAGCCTACAAATGGACTGGATATTGAAGGTACAGTAAAAATGAGAAATTTAATAACTGAATTGGCAGATAAAAAGCACATAACATTTTTTATTTCAAGTCATCTTGTACATGAAATAGAGCTCATATGCAGCAGAGTTGCTATAATTGATAATGGAAAGCTGATCAATGATGGTGAAGAAATTAAAAAAATAAAAGAAAAATATGAAACTTTAGAGGACTTTTATATGCATGAGATAAATCAAAGGAGGGCTGACTCTAATGAATAG
- a CDS encoding ABC transporter permease subunit has product MNSLKANIINEIEKLFLKKKIAVFLIITAVLCFLSTFFVSNIQGKLVFVALNSMSFPLMILSVFTNVFLPLFIFMAVSELFSGEVGSKSMKLVFMRPISRFKVFISKNIAVTVYIIINLLVVLIVSLGSAFLLHHGFMIKSIPQVVFAYLIDIFPAVVLAIFSAFIAQLFKSSSGALITCTLSYIGIKILSILINGMNNSIFTSYLNWYSLWLKGSSGISRNINILFMMLSYAIIFFTLGYYLFDKKEV; this is encoded by the coding sequence ATGAATAGCCTGAAAGCAAATATTATAAATGAAATTGAAAAGCTTTTTTTAAAGAAAAAAATAGCAGTGTTTTTAATAATCACAGCAGTGCTGTGTTTTCTTTCAACATTTTTTGTGTCAAATATTCAAGGAAAGTTGGTATTTGTTGCTTTAAATTCAATGAGTTTTCCTTTGATGATTTTAAGCGTATTTACAAATGTATTTTTGCCTTTATTTATATTTATGGCAGTTTCGGAGCTATTTTCTGGTGAAGTTGGGTCTAAATCCATGAAATTAGTCTTTATGAGGCCAATTAGCAGATTTAAAGTTTTTATTTCTAAAAATATTGCAGTAACTGTATACATAATTATTAATTTATTAGTGGTTCTTATTGTTTCTTTGGGATCAGCATTTCTCCTGCACCATGGATTTATGATTAAAAGCATTCCACAGGTTGTCTTTGCATATCTTATAGATATTTTTCCAGCAGTGGTTCTGGCAATATTTTCTGCATTTATAGCACAGCTTTTTAAAAGCAGCAGCGGAGCCTTAATTACCTGTACATTATCCTATATTGGAATTAAAATATTATCTATACTTATAAATGGTATGAATAACAGCATATTTACATCCTATTTAAACTGGTATTCATTGTGGCTTAAGGGAAGCTCAGGCATTTCCAGAAATATTAATATTTTATTTATGATGTTATCATATGCAATAATATTTTTTACACTTGGCTATTATTTATTTGATAAGAAGGAAGTATAA
- a CDS encoding tetratricopeptide repeat protein, with translation MENIKTTDKNKDKIQEYLDKGKFLYYHENKIREAFKYFDKALQLDKNFAETYLVKAKAHMGMFEVDEAEDCLKKYIKLVPNSVEAYLDLIEVYDEMADFQKALRYCNKLIKSDSKNPDLYFKKAGFYIYLGQINRALACYNTCLKLKPDFYEALCEKADLLRNMGQINEALRIYSNAIKVNDCESEAYLGKAFIYKEMDDWENALNFAKKAYELTPDDEWYKSQYMIMKDMVKIS, from the coding sequence ATGGAAAATATAAAGACAACCGATAAAAATAAAGATAAAATACAGGAATATCTTGATAAAGGTAAATTCCTATATTACCATGAAAATAAAATAAGAGAAGCCTTTAAGTATTTTGATAAAGCTCTTCAATTAGACAAAAACTTTGCTGAAACTTATCTGGTAAAGGCTAAAGCACATATGGGTATGTTTGAAGTAGATGAAGCAGAGGATTGTCTTAAGAAATATATTAAGCTTGTACCAAATAGTGTGGAAGCATACCTGGATTTAATAGAAGTCTATGACGAAATGGCTGATTTTCAAAAGGCCCTTAGATACTGTAATAAACTCATTAAAAGTGATAGTAAAAATCCAGATTTATATTTCAAAAAAGCTGGTTTTTATATCTATTTAGGGCAAATCAACAGAGCTTTGGCCTGTTATAACACATGTTTAAAATTAAAGCCTGATTTTTATGAAGCCCTTTGTGAAAAAGCAGATCTTCTAAGGAATATGGGGCAGATTAATGAAGCCCTGAGAATATATTCAAATGCTATCAAGGTAAATGATTGCGAAAGTGAAGCTTATTTAGGCAAAGCATTTATATATAAGGAAATGGATGACTGGGAAAATGCACTTAATTTTGCAAAAAAAGCTTATGAACTCACACCTGATGATGAATGGTATAAAAGCCAGTATATGATTATGAAGGATATGGTAAAAATATCATAA